ACACGCGCTTGCCACGACCGATCGAGTACTGTCTCATCGACAGTTCCTCCATTCGCCATGACGGGTAGATCTCGCCGGGGGGTCAAGTTTCCCCACAATACCAAGCACTCCAACGGCCATTCCGACGGACGCCGTTCCAGCTTCAGCGATGTCAGCGAAGAAGGCTCGCCGAGCAAGGCGAAGTCGTCGGGGACCCTAGATGACATTAAAGAGGTTGGTCTATCTGTGCTGCCTCGTTTGGTCGTCGCGCCTCACACTGACTGACCTCGTTACCGCAGAAATCCCCCACCGCTGAGGAGCAACAGCAGTCCGAGtacgagaagaagaaggccaaCTTCATTACACGAACTTTCTGGACTTTCGTCATGATAGGGGGCTTCTTTGCCGCCCTCTTTATGGGCCATGTCTATGTTCTCGTCATTATCACGGCAGTCCAGATTGTCTCCTTCAAGGAAGTCATCGCCATCGCCAACGTGCCGAGCCGTGCTCGGGATCTACAATCGACCAAGAGTTTGAACTGGTACTGGCTTGCGACCACAATGTACTTCTTGTACGGCGAGAGCGTCGTATATTACCTCAAGCACATTGTACTGGTGGACAAAGTCTTGTTACCTCTGGCCACGCATCACCGCTTCATCAGCTTCATTCTCTATGTGTTCGGTATGCACCCTGCTCTCCTGTGTCCGCCAGCTGACAGCTCTGACCACTCCTTGTTCATCAGGTTTCGTGTTCTTCGTCGGCTCGCTGAAGACTGGACATCTCAAGTTCCAGTTCTCCCAGTTCGCCTGGACTCACATGGCCCTGTTCCTCATCGTCGTCCAGGCCCACTTCATCATGAACAACGTGCTGGAGGGCATGATCTGGTTCTTCCTTCCGGCGGCCCTCGTCATTACCAATGACATCTTTGCCTACATCTGCGGCATTACCTTCGGCCGGACACAGCTCATCAAGCTGTCCCCCAAAAAGACCGTCGAGGGTTTCGTCGGCGCGTGGATCATGACGGTCCTCTTCGGCATCATCCTCACCAATCTCCTGCTCCGCTCCAAGTATTTCATTTGCCCGGCGACGAACCTCGGTGCCAACATTTTCACCGGTCTGAATTGCGATCCCAACCCGGTCTTTTTGCCGCGCACCTACTCCACCCCGCAGCTGTTCTTCCTTCCGCCCAATTACACGATCAGCATCACCATGTCGCCAATGCAGATTCACACCTTCTTCTGGGCTAGCTTTGCGTCCCTTATCGCGCCATTCGGCGGCTTCTTTGCGTCCGGATTGAAGCGGACCTTTAAGATCAAGGACTTTGGCGACTCGATTCCTGGACACGGAGGCATGACCGACCGCATGGATTGCCAGTTCATCATGGGCCTGTTCGCTTTCATCTACTACCATACTTTCATCGCCTTTAAGCGGTCCTCGGTCACCCATGTATTGGAGCTTGCCATCATGGAATTGAGTACGGACGAACAGGTTGAGGTAATCAAGGGTGTCTTGAAGTATTTGACCAACCAAGGAGTTGTCAAGGCCGAGGTAAGATTCGAGTTTTGCCTAAGCCCTACGATTTTCTTTGCTTGCGTAGAGACTAATAATCCTCAGACACCGGCATCGTTCGACAAACTCCTAGCTGCCAGCATGCAACATTGAGCCTGAAATGGATCACTGAGGGGCCGGCTGGTTGTCGGTCTCAAGTCGGATGGGGcaacccccccctcccccctggCGTTTGGTTTGAAGAAGGGCGCTTATTTGACTGACCCCGGTGTATTCGCCCCAAGACATTCTACTCGCCCTTCATCTAGCAAATTGTCTTGGATGGTGGGAAGGACCATGTAATAGTACACGGGCACAATTGGATCTTCGTTGCAAATGCTTGATCTACCCTTCTGAACTGCTACTTTTTTCTTCCCCCCACAGAAGCGGATTATCGTGCGCGACATGGAATGAGAGAGTGGGCCAAACTGTCCAGCCGCCTTGTTGAGTTTGGACAAAGTTGGCTGGGTTTGGCGTTCTAGGGGGGTTCGGAGGAGTTGATACAGGACCCACGATTTACTCCACGATCATCCTTGAACAGAAACGCCGCCTACTCCACCGCTCATCCACCTCATGGTATGATTTGTTGTCCAAGCCGTATAATCATTTAAGGGGGTTCATGTTGCGCTTCACATAAAAACCTCCCAGTTACGGCAAACGACGTGGTCTATTGCAGGACGCTAGCCGAAGCAATGAGCCTGCCACATTAACAGAGAAACTCGAGCGCTATCGCAAAACGATTTACACAACTATAGTCATACCGAAAAAAAAGGGGCCGCTCATTGCTCGTTCACAAACAAGCCAGCCATGCCCATTCCCGTACCGATACACATGCTCGTGAGCAGAATCTTCTTGCCGGTCCTCCTGCACTCGCTGAGGCCCGTCACGATCTGCCTGGCGCCGGTGGCGCCGAGCGGGTGACCCAGGGCAATGGCGCCGCCGCGCGGGTTCATCTTGGCCCAGTCCAGCCCGAGCTTGTCGCGGCAGTAGACGGCCATGCTGGCAAAGGCCTCGTTGATCTCGATGACGTCGACGTCGGCCAGCGAGATGTTGTACTGGGCGAGCAGCTTGGGGATGGCGACGGTCGGGCCGATGCCCATGATGCGGGGGGCCAGGCCGGCCACGGTCGAGCCGACGTACTTGGCCAGGATGGGCTGGCCCAGCTTGATGGCCGTGGACCGCTTCATCAAGAGGATGGCGGCGGCTGTggtttttgttttgttttgttttgtttagCAGGCTAGGTTCTCCGGATATATATACGGGGGATACGCTATGAACGGAGCACAGATCCGGATTGGTTTGGGATTGAGCTCACCTCCATCAGTCACCTGGCTGGCATTGCCGCCGGTGGTGGTCGGCCCCCACTGCGGGAAGGCGGAGCGGATCTTGGAGAGAGCCTCGACGGTGGTGCCGGGCCTGATGCCGTCATCCTTGGTGAGGGTGACCTCCTTCCAGTTCCCATCGGCGTCTTTGACCGTCGTCGTGATCGGCACGATCTCGTCGTCGAACAGGCCCGCCTTCTGCGCCCTCTCTGCGCGCTGGAAGCTCTCGGCCGCGTACTTGTCCATCTCCTCGCGCGTGATGTTGAAGTCGCGGCTGACGTTCTCGCTGGTCCAGCCCATGGGCTGCATGGAGTCGACCGCCTCTTGCGAGTGGCAGGTGACCTTCTCGTCAAACGGCTTCTCGAGCGCATCTCCGCCAACCGTCATCTGCTCGGCGCCAACGGCAACGCCGATCTCGATGGATCCGCTGCTGATGGCATGGGCAATATCGGCCACGGCCTTGAGGCCAGAGGAGCAGAAGCGGTTCAGGCTGGAGCAGCTCGTCGTGTTGGGGAAGCCGGCGGCCAGCGCGGCAGCGCGCAGTTTGTATGCGGCCTTGCCGTCCGAGACCTATTTTGTCCAGCAAAGCAAGACAAAAGGTCAGCACCAAGCCTTAGCGGGCTCGCTGGGGCTGACCCGCGCAGATCCGGAGTACGTACGTTCCCAAGGCAGATATCCTCCACGAGGCTCGGGTCGAGCTTGCTCCGTTCCTTGACTTCTTTGAGCAGGGCGTAGATCATGTACTCGAGGCTGGTATCCTTGAACCCTCCCTTCCTCGCCTTCGTCAATGGTGTCCGGATAGCGAGCGTGATAACCACATCGTCTGCATTCTTCGAGGTGCTGTGTCACCGGGAAATTATCAGCCAACCGGACGCTCAGGACGAGCTAGGCGACAGACCGAAAatccccgggggggggggggggggacatACATCTGGGAGAGCGAGCTACCCGGAGAAAGGTGCTTGAGGATGGAGCCGATGCGCTCGACGGCCATTGTTGCGAACTGGATTCGGTATCTGGTTAGAAAGAAGTGTGTCGTGTAGAGGAACACTCGTCGCGGACGGCGCAGGTCTCGGTCGGGATCCGTTCCGTTAAAATGGTTGCGGCGACGTCGGCCTTGGGATGGCGACGAGACACAGTGGTCTCAGCCATTGCAGTATGTGGGGTCCGGTTTGCCGAGGCATCCCTCGGTTTTGCTGAGTGAGTGAGCCAAGGGAGCTGGGGTAAACTGACCCGAGCGGTTGTGCGCCGGTCTCGTGTTTGCGGGGGAGACCGTCCGTTCCCCAGCCGCGGAACAACCACGCCACAAGCCGGCTCCACAGTCGGCAGTTGCGCGACGCTCCAGACCCAAACCCTGGTGAGCGCTCAAAGCGCTCAAACATGCTGGAGTGTCAACGACACAGAAACGATGCTTCCTGCAACCTTCATGGCCGCGCAAGACCTGATTGTCTATCGCCGGTTGCCTAAGAtgtagtgtacatacatacatacatgcatcCTTGTTTGGAGGTACCGTGCATGGTTTCGCAGTGCTCGTGCGATGTCGCGCGCCATGGAGAAGTTGCCATCCCGAGGGGTTCGGTGACAATCCACTGCAGTTGAAACCCCCATGACCACTTGCATGTAATTCGTACTGTACGGTACATTTACCGCTATACCTAATATCTGCTGGAGGCTGAAATGTCGCGGTACTTTTAGCTTTTAGCCGAACGCCCTGCTCACTGCGCAAGGCGATGAAATGTAACTGACGTGATAACCCTTTCTGCACGTGAGATCTTTGAGCTAATGCATCAGGTAGCTAAGGTAGTGCAAAGTACAAACATAGTTAAAAAGTCGAGTTCCCCCCGTTAAAAATGACTGCCTTGTGGTGGATAGGCCGCGAAGACACAAGGTTGAAGGAGGACTAGATCTAAACGCACATGAGAGTTGACGACGCCCATGTATGTAccttatgtatgtacatatctGGTGTATGtaggcatgtatgtacatacttgGCACGAGGGGACGGTAAAACACTGTGACTATGGTGGCGCGCTTCGCCTATTTTAGTCTCCTCAAACGCCGAGGAACCGTCGCAGGCCGAGGGCTTCGCTTCAAGCTACGAATGGGCTAAAATAAAGGTTTATAGTCACCTTAGCCAAGGAAGGTGCATCACCGAGGGCCACCAAGTCGCAACCACATCCACGCGCTTGTGGCTGATGGACCCCCACGTATAGGCGATACGCAAGGAAAGAGTATCGCAGACGGGGACAAGTGTGACGTCTCAAGGGCCGGTGATATAATTCTAGACACCGGGATATGTTGGGACCTAGAGGGTTGCCCATCTCGTAGCGAAGCAGTTTCCTTCGCTCGCATTGTGTGGGAACTAGATGTATTAACATCTGGGAGCCTTTCTCGATTGAGGCCGCCCTATCGCTTCATTTTACTCGTAGCAGATTAATACCCACGTACATACTCCCGTCTGGATTGGGTAGCGTGCGAATTTATAATCGAGTACGTACGGAGGCATATCCAGCTCTTTCCTTGGTGCAGTTGTAACTCAGCTGGAGGTATCCACCAGTCCGGACCCAGCAGGCCTTGAGTGTCTCCTACTGCAATACACACTCTATTTAGTGACAGGTCCGGCCCGGCCGGGCTGTCAGGTACCAAAAATACTGACAAAAAGTCTCGGAAGCAGGTCCGCCACAAGTGGGCCGATCTCGAAGCCTGAACAGGGCGGCCCTTAGTGTGTTCTTTTCAAACAGGGAACAAACGGATAACGAACAAGTGGTCAAGCCTGGCCAAGTTTCGAATCTGCAAAAGCGCCCTAAAGACGCCCTATTGGATGGTGACGGATCTCTCCAGACCTGCTTGGCTCGGCGCGCGACGCGCGATCTATCGATTGCCAATAACCCGCAATTGGCAATTGGAAGGGGACACCCGGGACCCGCTCGCTCGTATCGAGGTTCGAGCTGACAGCCCATCTTGACGAAGTTATCAGCTGAATTGAATTCTGCGAGCTTTGTTTTCTGCCCATGAAATTAACCATGCTCCCCTTTCGGCTCTGATCATTTTGTCCCTCGCTTTTGTCTGTAATTAGACACCTTCGCAGGCCATTCTCTCATCTGTCTCGCGATGTTGCTGTGCCCAAGGGCTGTGACCGCTGCGCTGGCGACTGCGTCGGCTGCGTCGACGCTCATCCTACCAGTGGCAGCAGCCTCTTCAAAGCGTGGTCTCGTCTTCACCCCGAACGTGACAGCCCCGGCCGATGACAAGATCTGGATCGAGGAGCCGACCACCTTGACGTGGTACTACAACTACGGGCCCAATCCCGAGTCCGTGTACCAAGATGTGCCACAGTCCGAATTCGAGTTTGTACCCATGATGTGGGGTGCCCCGGACAGTCTCGACGACACTTCATTCCTATCGACCGTGAAGAGCCTGATCAAGAGCAAGGGCATAAACATCACTAACGTGCTCTCCTTCAACGAGCCCGACGGCTCTTTTGAATACGGAGGGAGCCAGATTGAGCCCTCCACAGCCGCGCAGCTCTGGGTCAACAACATGATCCCGCTCCAGGAGATGGGCGTGCGCGTCGGGCTCCCGGCGTGCACCGGGGGGTCTAGTGGCCTTCCTTGGCTGCAGAATTTCCTTGCCGAGTGCTCCGAGCTGATCAGCTCGAAAGACAAGCAGCGGAACTGCACATTTGACTTTGTAACGATCCACTGGTACGGCAACTTTGAAGGCCTGGCGAGCCATATGGGGGAGTATTCGGCCGCGTGAGTTTCCCGTCCACGAGTGACCTTTCCCCCCGGAAGGTTCCCGAGAGATCTTTCACTCATGGACTGCATGCACAGATTCCCCAACAAGACCATGTGGATCACCGAATTCAACCTGAACGACCGGGACCTGGAAGCCACCCAGTCGTTCTACAACATGTCGACCGAGTACTTTGACCGCCTCGACTTTGTCGAGCGCTACTCGTATTTTGGAGCCTTCCGCAGCAACGTGTCCAACATTGGCCCCAACGGCGCCATGCTGAGCGACAACGGCAGCCTTACCGACATTGGCGCTTGGTACCTCGGCCGCCAGCCGACAGGCATATTGCCCACCAGCTCGTCATCCCTGCATTTGCCTCTTCCGCAGAAAGTCGTTGCAGTGTTCGCCGCTGTGGTTGCGGCTGCCATTTCATTAGCTTGAGAAACCTCAAATCGTCGTCTGGTCGAAGCAACTTGAAGTCAGTTTGGCCCTTCGTCCATCCTGCAGTGTCGCATCCCACTTCATCGGGCGATCTCTTTCAAGAAGAGGGGAAAGGGCAGTCAAGATCTGTATTACGTATTTGCTGGTTGGCTCTTGGATATGTCGGATAAAGGACCTGGCCCTCTCATTCCCAGCATTCGATGGGCGCCTCATCTCATCTGTTGTCTCTTGGGGACGAAAGTAGGAAAGTGGGATGATTCATAGAGCAAAGATCTAGACTGGCCTCGACGTGGGATGGGACTACGGAGCCGCCAGTAGAGTTCATAACTACGTCCCCAGGTACAATGCGTTTGTTCGTCGCCGCGCTAAGAGCACTGGCACAAGAAGAAGGGAGGGGACGCTGGGCATCGATCAAGATCCTCCGCGCCATCCTCCAAGCTGGCACCAAAGAGAGCAAGACGGGGCAGTGTGGAATGTGCTCACCGTTGGCAAATGGGAAATTGGGCCGGCGTGAATACATTATCAGATTTAGTCGTGCTCAATTACATCCCACGTCTACGAGAACCCGCGTGCTGGCATGGTGGCTTTCTCGGTCCTTAACAGAATAGATGGCCCTCGGTCATAGTGATCTATTCTAACCCAGGAAGACACCCATGTGGTTCTCAGCTGGGGCCTGGTCCAGGTCTGCATGCGAGCCTCCCGAAGTGGTGGTGGACCACACATCGACAAATTCTCTCTCGGTCTGTTTGAGACTTGCTTCCTTCCCCTGTTCTCTATCATCCCCAGCCAGGGAAACAGATGGTCAAACCAGGTTATGCGGGTTGCGTTGCGGTTCGGCACCAACGGCCTAACTATCATGAGGGTTGCAAACTATCTTACCTTGAGAGCTCGGTAAGGAATGATCCAACGCCTTGGCCCCCTGGCAACGGTTAGGGACAGTCTTGTTGGATACCGCAGGAGGAGAGGCACTAACGGTGTTAAGCAGTGTACCACTATGATATATTTCCTCGTCGCCGGCCTGCTTAGGCTTGTCAAAGTGCCATTGACTTGCCGGAGGCCGGATGATGCTGCCGCCTTGGCATGCTTCTTCTCAACTCTCAAGGAGCGAGTCCAGGACCTAGAACGGCTCCGCACCAACGACACGAAAACTGTCGTTCAGCAATGCGTTCGGAAATATGTGTTCACGCTGCGTTTTTTGACATCGAATACTCCTGCTCCTCATATGCCACCACGGGTTTCCCCATCACTATCTTCAAGGCTGCAGGCAACCCGAAATAATTACATACTGAGCCGGCATCCGAACACCATAATCATGTATTATCGACTTCATGTTCACTTGTTATCATCCTTCAGTTAGGATACTTCTGTATCTGCTGAACAAGATTGATGCAAGTTCGGCGGCGCATCACACAACCAACCTGGCCTGAACCCATGACCAGCGGATTGAGGACGGGTATGTACGTGGACATGAGCACTGATAAAGCCAGAACCAATTGGCGACCGGACGCTTGTTTGTGAATCTGACAATCCTCGAGACCGCTGGAATCTCATGTGTATCGACAAGTGAAAGGGAGGTCATCACCAAGTTACAATGGTGCAGGATACTTGAAGAGGGATTAATACAAAGCGCCCGCGAGGGATGGGCGTGGGGATGACTGAAGGTGCGTCGAATTCTTGGCTGTTCCCGTTTCCCCGCCCGGACACTGGCGCTTTCTCGACTCCTGCGCATGCCGGCTAAATGAGGGAGTGGAGCTGGAGGGGCGCCCTCGGGATGGGGCAAAGGAAGGGGATGCACTGATCAGTGCCATCCCCTCACCTCTCGAGGATCGATTGGACCGGATGTGAGTAAGAGGAGTTGGAACACTTTTTTGAGTTTCGTAGTTATAAGGCCCCCTTGCTGTCCTCGGAACTTGCTTCGTGATCCTAGCCCCGAGCCAGCAAAGCTCGCCAGGTCCCCGTCCATAGGTCCCGTCCATAGGTCCCGTCCAGCCACCATGCCGCAGGTTCGAAACCCCATCCTCCCCGGCTTCAACCCCGACCCTTCCATCCTCCGGGTTGGGGATGACTACTACATCGCCACTTCAACCTTTGAGTGGTACCCGGGTGTTCAGATCCACCACTCCATGGACCTCGCAAACTGGGAACTTGTCACCCGTCCCCTAAACCGCAAGAGCCAACTGGATATGCGAGGAGATCCGGACAGCTGCGGCATCTGGGCTCCCTGCCTGACGCATGACGGCGACAGGTTCTGGCTGGTATACACGGACGTCAAACGCAAGGACGGCTCGTTCAAGGACGCACACAACTACATCGTCAGTGCGCCCGCCATCGAGGGTCCCTGGTCGGACCCCTTCTATGTCAACTCGTCCGGGTTCGACCCCTCGCTCTTccatgacgacgacggccgGAAGTGGTTCGTCAACATGATGTGGGACCACCGCAGCCGCCCGCGAACCTTTGCCGGCATCGCGCTGCAAGAGTTCGACCCCAAGGCCGGGAAGCTGGTTGGGCCGCGCAAGAACATTTACCAAGGCACCGACCTGGGCCTCGTCGAGGGCCCGCACTTGTACAAGCGCAACGGGTGGTACTATCTCCTGACAGCAGAGGGCGGGACTGGCTATGAGCATGCCTGCACCCTCGCCCGGTCTCGGAACATCTGGGGCCCGTACGAAGATCACCCGCAGAAGTACATCTTGACGTCTAAGGACCACCCGCACGCAGCCCTGCAGCGAGCCGGCCACGGCGACATCGTCGACACCCCCGACGGGCGTACCTACGTCGTTCACCTGACCGGCCGGCCCATCACGCAGTTCCGCCGCTGTGTCTTGGGGCGCGAGACGGCCATCCAGGAGGCCTACTGGGGCGACGACGACTGGCTCTACGTCAAGAACGGCCCTGTGCCCAGCCTGTTCGTGGACCTCCCGGCCGCCcgcaacgacgacgactacTGGGCCGAGAAGAGGTACACGTTCGAGGCGGGCCTGCACAAGGACTTCCAGTGGCTGCGCACGCCCGAGACGGACCGCATCTTCAGGACGGACAACGGGAAGTTGACGCTCATCGGCCGCGAGTCCATCGGCTCCTGGTTCGAGCAGGCCCTGGTCGCCCGGCGCCAGACGCACTTCTCGTACGACGCCGAGACCGTCATCGACTTCAAGCCTGCCGACGAGCGCCAGTTCGCCGGCCTGACGGCCTATTACTGCCGCTACAACTTCTTCTACCTGACCGTCACGGCCCACTCGGACGGCCGGCGGGAGCTGCTCATCATGGCCTCCGAGGCCTCCTGGCCCCTCGGCGCCCTCCGGTCCCCTTATCCGGGACCCGTCCAGATCCCCAACGAGGGCAAGGTCCGGCTCGCGCTCAAGATCAGGGGCAAGGAGCTGCAGTTCTACTACGCTCTCGAGGGCGAAGAGCTAAAACAGATTGGGCCCGTATTCGACGCTAGCATCGTTTCTGACGAGTGCGGCGGCCACCAGAAGCACGGCAGCTTCACGGGCGCCTTCGTCGGCGTGGCTGCTTCCGACATCAACGGTACTGCTGCCGAGGCGACCTTTGACTACTTTGTGTACAAGCCCGTGCACCATGAGAGTGACCGGTACGAGATTTAAGTGATTGATGAGGTTCTAATAGCGTTGTAATACAAATTTGTTTCTGTGTACAAGGAGAAAACTCAACAGAGAGAGAGC
This DNA window, taken from Thermothelomyces thermophilus ATCC 42464 chromosome 3, complete sequence, encodes the following:
- a CDS encoding 3-ketoacyl-CoA thiolase (orthologue of human peroxisomal Acetyl-Coa Acyl Transferase 1), with protein sequence MAVERIGSILKHLSPGSSLSQITSKNADDVVITLAIRTPLTKARKGGFKDTSLEYMIYALLKEVKERSKLDPSLVEDICLGNVSDGKAAYKLRAAALAAGFPNTTSCSSLNRFCSSGLKAVADIAHAISSGSIEIGVAVGAEQMTVGGDALEKPFDEKVTCHSQEAVDSMQPMGWTSENVSRDFNITREEMDKYAAESFQRAERAQKAGLFDDEIVPITTTVKDADGNWKEVTLTKDDGIRPGTTVEALSKIRSAFPQWGPTTTGGNASQVTDGAAAILLMKRSTAIKLGQPILAKYVGSTVAGLAPRIMGIGPTVAIPKLLAQYNISLADVDVIEINEAFASMAVYCRDKLGLDWAKMNPRGGAIALGHPLGATGARQIVTGLSECRRTGKKILLTSMCIGTGMGMAGLFVNEQ
- a CDS encoding glycoside hydrolase, catalytic core (Glycoside hydrolase, catalytic core), coding for MLLCPRAVTAALATASAASTLILPVAAASSKRGLVFTPNVTAPADDKIWIEEPTTLTWYYNYGPNPESVYQDVPQSEFEFVPMMWGAPDSLDDTSFLSTVKSLIKSKGINITNVLSFNEPDGSFEYGGSQIEPSTAAQLWVNNMIPLQEMGVRVGLPACTGGSSGLPWLQNFLAECSELISSKDKQRNCTFDFVTIHWYGNFEGLASHMGEYSAAFPNKTMWITEFNLNDRDLEATQSFYNMSTEYFDRLDFVERYSYFGAFRSNVSNIGPNGAMLSDNGSLTDIGAWYLGRQPTGILPTSSSSLHLPLPQKVVAVFAAVVAAAISLA
- a CDS encoding glycoside hydrolase family 43 protein (CAZy_ID 267961), which encodes MPQVRNPILPGFNPDPSILRVGDDYYIATSTFEWYPGVQIHHSMDLANWELVTRPLNRKSQLDMRGDPDSCGIWAPCLTHDGDRFWLVYTDVKRKDGSFKDAHNYIVSAPAIEGPWSDPFYVNSSGFDPSLFHDDDGRKWFVNMMWDHRSRPRTFAGIALQEFDPKAGKLVGPRKNIYQGTDLGLVEGPHLYKRNGWYYLLTAEGGTGYEHACTLARSRNIWGPYEDHPQKYILTSKDHPHAALQRAGHGDIVDTPDGRTYVVHLTGRPITQFRRCVLGRETAIQEAYWGDDDWLYVKNGPVPSLFVDLPAARNDDDYWAEKRYTFEAGLHKDFQWLRTPETDRIFRTDNGKLTLIGRESIGSWFEQALVARRQTHFSYDAETVIDFKPADERQFAGLTAYYCRYNFFYLTVTAHSDGRRELLIMASEASWPLGALRSPYPGPVQIPNEGKVRLALKIRGKELQFYYALEGEELKQIGPVFDASIVSDECGGHQKHGSFTGAFVGVAASDINGTAAEATFDYFVYKPVHHESDRYEI